In Pleurocapsa sp. PCC 7319, the following are encoded in one genomic region:
- a CDS encoding DUF4278 domain-containing protein has protein sequence MKLRYRGIEYDYNPPAVAVSEGEVAGKYRGLDWRFHNLEKPPTLQPRLNLTYRGVKYSNQPVSAPTPKPETTSVAERARWLAINQEKAARNRQASMLHRSSEEIGLA, from the coding sequence ATGAAATTACGTTATCGCGGAATAGAATACGACTACAATCCACCTGCCGTTGCTGTTTCCGAAGGTGAAGTAGCTGGTAAATATCGGGGATTAGACTGGAGATTCCACAATCTAGAAAAACCCCCAACACTTCAACCAAGATTAAATCTAACCTATCGAGGTGTGAAGTATTCAAACCAACCTGTATCTGCTCCAACACCAAAACCAGAAACTACATCTGTTGCAGAACGCGCTCGTTGGTTGGCAATTAATCAAGAAAAAGCGGCAAGAAATCGTCAGGCTTCTATGTTGCACCGTTCATCTGAAGAAATCGGTTTAGCTTAG
- a CDS encoding aspartate carbamoyltransferase catalytic subunit, which yields MVTTSWTRRHILSLIDFTTEEYETILQTAAGFRKVLSGRTKKVPALQGRVVANMFFEPSTRTRSSFELAAKRLSADILNFSPGTSSLTKGETILDTAKTYLAMGADIMVIRHQQAGVPQAIANEMDRLNSGVTILNAGDGLHQHPSQALLDLFTITSVLDQDNPRLELLTGKKIAIVGDILHSRVARSNIYSLTTAGAEVHLAAPPTLLPKAFLSMVNEQHQDRLFLHWKLNPALEDADFVMTLRLQKERMTANFIPSLREYHQLFGITRDRLKLCKPNVKVLHPGPTNRGVEITSDLMDDPNLSLIPLQVTSGVATRMALLYLIGISEQ from the coding sequence ATGGTAACTACCTCTTGGACAAGACGACACATTCTTTCACTGATTGATTTTACAACGGAGGAATACGAAACAATTTTGCAAACTGCTGCGGGCTTTCGGAAGGTACTTTCCGGCAGAACTAAAAAAGTCCCTGCACTCCAGGGAAGGGTTGTCGCCAATATGTTTTTTGAACCCTCTACCCGTACCCGCAGTAGCTTTGAATTAGCAGCCAAAAGGCTCTCGGCAGATATCTTAAACTTTTCTCCTGGTACTTCTTCCCTCACTAAAGGAGAAACAATTTTAGATACGGCGAAAACCTATTTAGCAATGGGTGCAGACATCATGGTGATCCGTCACCAACAAGCGGGAGTTCCTCAGGCGATCGCCAATGAGATGGATCGATTGAATTCTGGCGTAACAATTCTCAATGCGGGAGACGGTTTACACCAACATCCCTCCCAGGCATTATTAGATTTGTTCACCATTACTTCGGTATTAGACCAAGATAATCCTCGTCTAGAGTTATTAACAGGCAAAAAAATTGCGATCGTCGGCGATATTCTTCATTCTAGGGTTGCCCGTTCTAATATTTATAGCTTGACTACAGCAGGGGCTGAAGTCCATCTAGCAGCGCCACCAACCCTTCTACCCAAAGCTTTTCTTTCAATGGTAAATGAACAACACCAAGATAGATTATTTCTCCATTGGAAATTAAACCCTGCCCTAGAAGATGCCGACTTTGTGATGACTTTAAGATTACAAAAAGAACGAATGACGGCTAATTTTATCCCTAGTTTAAGAGAATATCATCAACTGTTTGGTATTACTCGCGATCGCCTTAAACTATGTAAACCTAATGTCAAAGTGCTCCATCCTGGTCCCACCAATCGCGGGGTAGAAATTACCTCAGATTTAATGGATGATCCTAATTTAAGTTTAATTCCCCTTCAGGTAACAAGTGGGGTCGCAACTCGGATGGCATTACTGTATTTAATCGGTATTAGTGAACAATAA
- a CDS encoding ShlB/FhaC/HecB family hemolysin secretion/activation protein: MAIKPRKITKLITQIFTFFPSLITVKPVDLAASSLVGYILLFSLQTQANPQPSSINSPSGNQLSPQDVPGTIVLSKFEIIGNQVLPPSEIEQILQPYLFRPISFIELLEAQQAITQLLVERGYFTSGAFIPPQKINNRTVRVEIIEGKIEEIKISGLRKLKPEYIRSRMTIATQPPLNRDKLLNALQLLQLNPLIKNISAELSQGVNPGGSFLEIEIEEADTFALELNLDNQRAPSVGSQRRQVSIGEGNLLGFGDRLNVSYINTDGSNSLEDLSYVLPVGAYNSQIRLAHSRTNSQIITEPFQDLELETKNRYYEVTYSQPLYQTPNRELTVGLTFSRQNSQVSLMDIGFSSLSRGADSEGKTQISALRLFQEYSDRTMKQVFAVRSQFSIGIDAFDATINANNLPDSKFLIWRGQTEYLRMLTSKTNLFLRSELQLSDRPLVSLEQFSAGGALSVRGYSQDRILGDNGLFLSAELRNTLWQVPQWDLRFQVNPFFDFARVWNSDDLLLDTNTLASLGVGLQLLVKDDFAARLDWGIPLIDDGESGDSLQENGIHFSIKANLF; encoded by the coding sequence ATGGCAATTAAGCCCCGTAAAATAACTAAATTAATCACTCAAATATTTACATTTTTTCCCTCTTTAATTACAGTCAAACCTGTTGACTTAGCAGCAAGTTCATTAGTTGGCTATATTCTGTTATTTTCCCTTCAAACCCAGGCAAATCCCCAGCCATCTTCCATAAACTCTCCTTCAGGCAACCAGCTTTCACCCCAAGATGTTCCCGGGACAATTGTTTTGAGTAAGTTTGAGATTATCGGTAATCAAGTTTTGCCTCCATCAGAAATCGAGCAAATTCTTCAGCCTTATTTGTTTCGTCCTATTTCTTTTATTGAATTATTAGAAGCACAACAAGCCATTACCCAACTACTTGTTGAACGTGGCTATTTTACCTCTGGTGCTTTTATCCCGCCTCAGAAGATTAATAATCGAACCGTCAGAGTAGAAATTATTGAAGGGAAGATTGAAGAAATCAAAATCTCAGGTTTACGCAAACTAAAGCCAGAATATATTCGTAGTCGTATGACGATCGCGACTCAGCCCCCCTTAAACCGGGATAAATTACTTAATGCCCTACAACTATTGCAATTAAACCCTTTAATCAAAAATATCTCTGCCGAACTATCCCAGGGAGTGAATCCAGGAGGAAGTTTTTTGGAGATAGAAATAGAGGAAGCAGATACATTTGCTCTAGAGTTAAATCTAGATAATCAGAGAGCCCCCAGTGTTGGTTCACAGCGTCGTCAAGTATCTATAGGTGAGGGGAATTTATTGGGATTTGGCGATCGCTTGAATGTTTCATATATTAATACTGACGGTAGTAACTCCCTGGAAGACCTAAGTTATGTTTTACCTGTAGGAGCCTACAATAGTCAAATCAGGCTAGCTCATAGTCGCACTAATAGCCAAATTATCACCGAACCTTTTCAAGATTTAGAACTAGAAACTAAAAACCGGTACTATGAAGTTACCTATAGCCAGCCTCTGTATCAGACTCCTAATAGAGAGCTAACAGTCGGTCTCACCTTTTCCCGACAGAATTCCCAGGTCAGTCTGATGGATATCGGATTTTCTTCTCTGTCAAGGGGTGCAGACAGTGAAGGAAAAACCCAAATTTCTGCCCTACGTTTATTTCAAGAATATAGCGATCGCACCATGAAACAGGTATTTGCCGTTCGTTCTCAGTTTAGTATTGGTATTGATGCTTTTGACGCGACAATTAACGCTAATAACCTCCCTGATAGTAAGTTTTTGATTTGGCGAGGACAGACAGAATATCTGAGGATGCTAACCTCAAAAACTAACCTGTTTTTACGCTCAGAGTTACAGCTATCCGATCGCCCTCTCGTCTCTCTAGAACAATTTAGTGCTGGTGGAGCGTTAAGTGTGCGAGGGTATAGTCAAGATCGGATTTTAGGGGATAATGGCTTATTCTTATCCGCTGAATTGCGTAATACCTTATGGCAAGTACCTCAATGGGATTTACGTTTTCAGGTAAATCCTTTTTTTGATTTTGCGCGAGTCTGGAATTCTGATGATTTACTCCTAGATACTAATACTCTAGCTTCTTTAGGAGTGGGCTTGCAGCTATTAGTGAAAGATGACTTTGCGGCTCGTTTGGATTGGGGAATTCCTTTGATCGATGATGGTGAATCGGGGGATTCTTTACAAGAAAATGGGATTCATTTTTCCATCAAAGCAAATCTCTTTTGA
- a CDS encoding DUF3288 family protein — MTTNKEELDQKHPQGKKDRLTVDSLLKVQLEPSERELVELARLIIRYRDFPGARDLQKDLQIVLNTWQLTEAELYAKTRAIHAAGMVYRRTATGEQQDWT; from the coding sequence ATGACTACGAATAAAGAGGAGCTAGACCAGAAGCATCCCCAGGGTAAAAAAGATCGACTTACGGTAGATAGTCTTTTGAAAGTGCAGCTTGAGCCAAGCGAGCGCGAGTTGGTAGAGTTAGCGCGCTTAATTATTCGCTACCGAGATTTTCCAGGTGCGCGAGATTTACAAAAGGATTTACAGATAGTTTTAAACACCTGGCAACTAACCGAAGCAGAACTTTACGCTAAAACCCGGGCAATTCATGCTGCTGGAATGGTATATCGGCGCACAGCCACAGGAGAACAACAAGATTGGACGTAA
- a CDS encoding sugar ABC transporter substrate-binding protein, with protein sequence MKVLSLTKRFGLYLFIGVVFSGLSSCNPSTDKNSNQLEFWTMQLKPQFAQYFDNLNTSFEAQNEGIKLRWLDIPWSAMENKILTSISAKTAPDVVNLNPKFASQLATRNAWLNLNEVIAPEVQATYLPKIWQASTIEVCQANNCSSNTFGIPWYLTTTITIYNQKLLAAAGIKQPPQTYQELATVAQQIKSKTGKYAFFITFVPSDSGDVLESLVQMGVTLIDESGKAAFNTPEGKAAFQYWVDLYQQKLLPPEVLTQGHRHGIELYQAGETALLASGAEFIESITNNAPTIAEVSAAAPQITGKTGKKNVAVMNLVIPRDSDKSQQAVEYALYVTNTKNQLAFAQESNVLPSTVEAVEKYIDNIEQQDQETLIEQAKKVSAMQLEDAEILIPVRKDIQVLQKAIYENLQAAMLEEKSVDQAIKDAAEEWNRQN encoded by the coding sequence ATGAAAGTATTGTCTTTAACAAAAAGATTTGGCTTATACTTATTTATAGGAGTTGTTTTTAGTGGACTATCTAGCTGCAATCCCAGTACAGATAAAAACTCTAATCAGCTTGAGTTTTGGACAATGCAGCTTAAACCACAATTTGCTCAATATTTTGATAATTTAAATACTTCTTTTGAAGCTCAGAACGAAGGTATAAAGTTACGTTGGCTCGACATTCCTTGGTCAGCTATGGAAAATAAAATTTTGACCTCCATCTCCGCCAAAACAGCACCTGATGTAGTCAACTTAAATCCCAAATTTGCTTCACAATTAGCAACACGAAATGCTTGGTTAAATTTAAATGAGGTAATTGCCCCTGAAGTACAAGCGACCTATTTACCAAAAATATGGCAAGCAAGTACGATTGAAGTCTGTCAGGCTAATAACTGTAGTAGTAATACTTTTGGAATTCCTTGGTATTTGACTACTACAATTACTATTTATAATCAAAAATTACTAGCAGCAGCTGGTATTAAGCAACCGCCTCAAACCTATCAAGAATTGGCAACAGTTGCCCAACAAATCAAATCAAAAACGGGTAAATATGCTTTCTTTATTACTTTTGTCCCTAGTGATTCTGGAGATGTTTTAGAGTCCTTAGTCCAGATGGGAGTAACACTAATAGATGAGTCAGGCAAAGCAGCGTTTAATACTCCAGAAGGAAAAGCAGCCTTTCAGTATTGGGTCGATTTGTATCAGCAAAAATTATTGCCTCCTGAAGTTTTGACTCAAGGGCACCGTCATGGGATTGAACTATACCAAGCTGGAGAAACGGCGTTGTTAGCTTCAGGTGCAGAGTTTATTGAGAGTATTACTAATAATGCACCAACTATTGCTGAAGTTTCGGCTGCCGCACCACAAATTACTGGCAAGACGGGTAAAAAAAATGTGGCAGTCATGAATTTGGTAATTCCTCGTGATAGTGATAAATCACAGCAAGCAGTTGAGTATGCTTTGTATGTAACTAATACCAAAAATCAGCTTGCTTTTGCTCAAGAATCTAATGTGCTTCCCTCTACAGTTGAAGCAGTAGAGAAATACATTGACAATATTGAACAACAAGACCAAGAAACTTTAATCGAACAGGCAAAAAAAGTTAGCGCTATGCAGCTTGAGGATGCAGAAATTTTGATTCCTGTCAGAAAAGATATTCAGGTATTACAAAAAGCAATTTATGAAAACTTACAAGCAGCAATGTTAGAAGAAAAGAGTGTAGACCAAGCAATTAAAGATGCTGCCGAGGAATGGAATCGTCAAAATTGA
- the pilM gene encoding type IV pilus assembly protein PilM: MLNNLTSIFAKNDGNIGIEINPQKINIAQIAKQGQQYKLLKNVSADIPEGVYEDGQIVDSLTLSELIKDTLQANKISAQKVSTAVPMREAIIRVIPVPAELDEEELKDMVLVHEAGMYLPYPREEVDLDYAKLGYFMDEDGIEKVNVLLVATKKEVTDLYSEIFEQADLEMRVLEINSFALIRTIREQLRQFGSKEAVVLVDLEFDNTEIAIVVEGVPQFSRTVPIGTYQMRTAFSQAMGLPLTGATQVLHDIDILDGIQDSGDIDSSQIDSGKAALIKVLGELTEELSRSINFYINQSEDLEIAQLLLAGPGAGISQVDEFFTQKLNLPTMKVDPITTLGLDLSQDIAPESRPGLGIVLGLGMRDL; the protein is encoded by the coding sequence ATGCTCAATAATTTAACTAGTATCTTTGCTAAGAATGATGGAAACATTGGAATTGAAATTAATCCCCAAAAGATTAATATTGCTCAAATAGCTAAACAGGGACAGCAATATAAGCTGCTCAAAAATGTCTCAGCTGATATTCCAGAAGGAGTTTATGAAGATGGACAAATTGTCGATTCTTTGACCTTGTCTGAATTAATCAAAGATACTCTACAAGCTAATAAAATTAGTGCTCAAAAAGTATCAACTGCTGTACCAATGAGGGAAGCAATAATACGTGTTATTCCTGTTCCTGCGGAATTAGATGAAGAAGAATTAAAAGATATGGTTTTGGTACATGAAGCAGGAATGTACCTTCCATATCCTAGAGAAGAAGTAGATCTAGATTACGCTAAGCTCGGCTACTTCATGGATGAAGATGGCATCGAAAAAGTTAATGTTCTCTTAGTAGCAACTAAAAAAGAAGTCACTGATCTTTATTCTGAAATTTTTGAGCAAGCAGACTTAGAAATGAGGGTTCTAGAAATCAATAGTTTTGCTCTAATTAGAACCATTAGGGAACAATTACGGCAGTTTGGTTCTAAGGAAGCTGTGGTTCTAGTAGATTTAGAATTTGATAATACCGAAATTGCGATCGTTGTGGAAGGAGTTCCTCAATTTTCCAGAACTGTACCGATTGGTACCTATCAAATGCGTACTGCATTTTCTCAGGCAATGGGTTTACCTCTCACTGGTGCCACACAAGTGCTTCATGACATAGACATACTTGATGGAATTCAAGATAGTGGAGATATTGATTCATCGCAAATTGATTCTGGAAAAGCTGCCTTGATCAAAGTTCTCGGAGAATTAACCGAAGAATTGAGCCGTTCAATTAACTTTTATATTAATCAAAGTGAAGATTTAGAAATAGCTCAGTTACTTTTGGCTGGTCCTGGAGCTGGTATTAGTCAAGTAGATGAATTTTTTACTCAAAAATTAAATTTACCCACGATGAAAGTCGATCCGATTACAACTTTAGGTTTAGATCTTAGCCAAGATATCGCCCCTGAAAGTCGTCCCGGTTTAGGCATTGTCCTGGGGTTAGGGATGCGGGATCTTTAA
- a CDS encoding PilN domain-containing protein: MYNLDINFLRDRGLDQSTDLSSLAQKKEPTMADKIPIFAGIIVALVAPAIAFGYLQSVKAKTVRVEQEITEIESEIAELGNQNKRIEAANEEIQKAEQETAALVSVFESIKPWAAIMQEVSDRTPAGVLVDSIQQSGSGNGTGINIAGVARSYNDVNDFVLFLQRSPFFSEKQTKLNGANLVEFPVEVENEEDLPDNATLEIPQGIKYTISAQLSNVPSSQLIEEIAQKGSVGVATRLKTLERKGALSK, from the coding sequence ATGTATAACTTAGATATTAATTTTCTTAGAGATAGGGGTCTGGATCAGTCTACTGATCTTAGTAGTCTGGCACAAAAAAAAGAACCTACAATGGCAGATAAAATTCCCATTTTTGCGGGAATTATTGTCGCACTAGTAGCCCCAGCAATTGCTTTTGGCTATTTGCAAAGTGTTAAGGCGAAAACAGTACGTGTTGAACAAGAAATCACAGAAATTGAAAGTGAAATTGCTGAATTAGGTAATCAAAACAAGAGGATCGAAGCTGCAAACGAAGAAATTCAAAAAGCAGAGCAAGAAACTGCTGCCCTAGTAAGCGTATTTGAAAGCATCAAGCCTTGGGCTGCCATAATGCAAGAAGTAAGCGACCGCACTCCTGCTGGAGTTCTAGTGGATTCAATTCAGCAGAGTGGTTCTGGTAATGGAACAGGAATCAATATAGCTGGTGTTGCCCGCTCATATAACGATGTCAATGACTTTGTTTTGTTTCTCCAGCGATCGCCATTTTTTAGTGAAAAACAAACTAAATTGAATGGTGCTAATCTAGTTGAATTTCCCGTTGAAGTAGAGAATGAAGAAGATTTACCAGATAACGCCACACTAGAGATTCCTCAAGGAATTAAGTATACAATTTCGGCTCAATTGAGTAATGTTCCTTCTTCTCAACTAATTGAAGAAATTGCTCAAAAAGGCTCAGTTGGTGTAGCAACCAGACTAAAAACATTAGAACGTAAGGGAGCGTTATCAAAATGA
- a CDS encoding AMIN domain-containing protein, with amino-acid sequence MKNYCDRLGFLTTLTIILLAAQSTLAAELNIKEIELEKENTQLEIKLSTSKRVGNNTSFFSVRKGNTIEANLLNTNLDLPQGDSFKQENPLPGIKTVEINQVDQEHTQITVSTEPDITIEHLLEQQGDDLILSLNRITKTQSFQRNVKEFSHKAVKNIKQTYKTALGQKKTKDDQKSSTTSPKKNKQNTKNSDVLIPNPEIVINDNRVNNQKEMLFQAQDNSTPQETLPRAVAPPVGDMAVSNISTMPDMVDLGSGALVPRLVLREAPAREALSLLARTAGLNVVFVANDNQGSQGNNSQNNEEAGPKISLDIQNQPVQEVFNSVLLISGLNANRRGNIIYVGEKLPTQARNLVNRTIRLNQVAAFDAAAFLSSMGAEARIFQSSKIEFDASGSGNSSSSGGGSSSGGGSVSLDIKTSTSSIPEIQALTLDVNENTKGATIFYGLAVAVDERLNSITLVGEPQIVERATAYLTQMDARRRQVAVNVKVLDVNLLNQDIYNSSFSFGINDTFFVQDQGSAALNFGGVNPPETETVTTRAGFPRVVPLPIPSGTSTENAGFLDNVQGRALFDGSVPSTNFPGFYARGPFGTDSNPFQPGITEVSDNGQITFQLPTLYEIPDKFLALLESQVTSGNAKILTDPTLMVQEGEIATIRLTQEVVKSVKTDIDGESGTRTITPVIGEAGLLLPVLVEKIDDNGFISIRVEPEVSSIGATQEFDSGDGAVNLLNLLATRELSSGLIRVRDGQTLILSGIIQDRERTTISKVPILGDIPLLGSLFRSTDKTNERSEVVVLLTPEIVEEDAGLASNFSPSKESREILQREGVGLLK; translated from the coding sequence GTGAAAAATTATTGCGATCGCCTTGGATTTTTGACTACATTAACAATTATACTTTTGGCAGCCCAATCAACTCTCGCTGCGGAACTAAATATTAAGGAAATTGAGCTAGAAAAAGAAAACACTCAACTAGAAATAAAACTATCAACATCCAAGCGAGTTGGTAATAATACTTCTTTTTTCTCAGTTCGTAAAGGTAATACTATTGAAGCTAATCTACTCAACACCAATCTAGATTTACCTCAAGGTGATTCTTTTAAACAAGAAAATCCCCTGCCAGGAATTAAAACAGTAGAAATTAATCAAGTCGATCAAGAACACACTCAAATTACAGTTTCCACTGAACCAGATATCACCATCGAACATCTGCTAGAACAACAGGGAGATGATTTAATTCTGAGCCTAAATCGAATCACTAAAACCCAATCTTTCCAGAGGAACGTCAAGGAATTTAGCCATAAAGCAGTCAAAAATATTAAGCAGACTTATAAGACTGCTCTAGGTCAGAAAAAAACCAAAGACGATCAAAAATCATCCACAACTAGTCCTAAAAAAAATAAACAAAACACCAAAAATTCTGATGTTTTAATTCCTAATCCAGAAATCGTAATTAACGATAATCGGGTTAATAATCAAAAAGAGATGCTATTTCAGGCTCAAGATAATTCTACACCTCAAGAAACTCTGCCTCGAGCCGTTGCCCCTCCCGTTGGCGACATGGCAGTTTCCAATATCAGTACCATGCCTGACATGGTAGATTTAGGCTCAGGAGCTTTAGTTCCTCGCCTTGTTTTGCGTGAAGCTCCTGCAAGAGAAGCTTTATCGCTTCTTGCCCGAACTGCGGGTTTAAATGTTGTTTTTGTCGCTAATGATAATCAAGGTTCACAAGGTAATAACTCGCAAAACAATGAGGAAGCAGGTCCAAAAATTTCTCTAGATATACAAAATCAACCTGTCCAGGAAGTGTTTAACTCCGTTCTGCTTATTTCTGGTTTAAATGCCAATCGTCGAGGCAACATTATCTATGTTGGGGAAAAATTACCTACTCAGGCACGTAACTTAGTTAATCGTACTATTCGATTAAATCAAGTTGCTGCTTTTGACGCAGCAGCATTTTTATCATCAATGGGAGCTGAAGCTAGGATATTTCAGTCATCCAAGATTGAATTTGATGCTTCAGGTAGTGGCAATAGTTCAAGTAGTGGGGGTGGTTCAAGTAGTGGGGGTGGTTCAGTAAGTCTTGATATTAAAACATCAACCAGTAGTATACCTGAAATTCAAGCCTTAACATTGGACGTTAATGAGAATACAAAAGGTGCCACAATATTTTATGGATTAGCCGTTGCTGTGGATGAAAGATTAAATTCCATTACCTTAGTTGGAGAACCACAAATTGTCGAACGCGCGACTGCTTATTTAACCCAAATGGATGCTCGTCGCCGCCAAGTGGCAGTCAACGTAAAAGTTCTCGATGTCAACTTGCTTAATCAAGATATTTACAACAGTAGTTTTTCCTTTGGTATCAACGACACTTTCTTTGTCCAGGATCAAGGTTCAGCAGCTCTAAATTTTGGCGGAGTTAATCCCCCTGAAACAGAGACGGTAACTACAAGAGCAGGGTTTCCACGAGTTGTTCCCTTGCCAATACCTTCTGGTACCTCAACTGAAAATGCTGGCTTCCTTGATAATGTTCAAGGTAGAGCTTTATTTGATGGATCAGTTCCTTCAACTAATTTTCCCGGATTTTATGCTCGTGGACCTTTTGGTACAGATAGTAATCCTTTTCAACCAGGGATTACTGAAGTCTCTGACAACGGGCAGATTACGTTTCAACTACCTACCTTATATGAAATTCCAGATAAGTTTCTAGCACTATTGGAGTCTCAAGTCACCAGTGGTAATGCCAAGATCCTAACCGATCCAACTTTAATGGTACAAGAAGGTGAAATCGCAACAATCAGACTGACCCAAGAAGTTGTGAAAAGCGTTAAAACTGATATTGATGGAGAATCAGGTACCAGAACTATTACTCCTGTAATTGGTGAAGCGGGATTGCTGTTACCAGTATTAGTAGAAAAAATTGATGACAATGGCTTTATTTCTATAAGGGTTGAACCAGAAGTTAGTTCCATAGGGGCAACTCAAGAATTCGATAGCGGTGATGGTGCAGTAAACTTATTAAATTTATTAGCGACGAGAGAACTAAGTTCAGGCTTGATTCGTGTTAGAGATGGACAGACTCTAATCTTATCGGGGATTATTCAAGACCGGGAAAGAACTACAATTTCTAAAGTACCTATCTTAGGTGATATTCCTTTACTTGGTTCTCTGTTTAGAAGTACTGACAAAACCAACGAAAGATCAGAAGTAGTAGTTTTGTTAACTCCCGAGATCGTGGAAGAGGATGCAGGGTTAGCCAGCAACTTTTCACCCAGCAAGGAAAGCCGTGAAATCCTTCAGAGAGAAGGGGTTGGACTGCTTAAGTAG
- a CDS encoding HU family DNA-binding protein — translation MNKGELVDRISQKATVTKKQADAVLSAAIETIMEAVSEGDKVTLVGFGSFERRDRKEREGRNPKTGEKMSIPATKVPAFSAGKLFKEKVAPK, via the coding sequence ATGAATAAAGGTGAATTAGTTGATCGCATTTCTCAAAAAGCGACTGTAACTAAAAAGCAAGCTGATGCAGTGCTATCGGCAGCAATCGAAACCATTATGGAAGCTGTATCTGAAGGAGATAAAGTAACTTTAGTTGGGTTTGGTTCTTTTGAAAGACGCGATCGCAAGGAAAGGGAAGGACGTAATCCTAAAACTGGAGAAAAAATGTCTATTCCTGCTACCAAAGTTCCTGCTTTCTCAGCTGGGAAGCTGTTTAAAGAGAAAGTAGCACCTAAGTAA
- the cobD gene encoding threonine-phosphate decarboxylase CobD, with product MNRPLHGGNLNWAATVAGCPVSLLTDFSASINPLGTPKTAIASIINNISQLTVYPDPGYADLRSHLAKYHKIDHKFILPGNGSAELLTWAARELAQQKFTYLITPAFSDYARALNAFDGKIYPCPLPLNSCKGELPFAPSPQTSPLPIPISPRSESGLLLNNPHNPTGKLWTREEILPCLQQFSLVVVDEAFMDFLMPSEEQSLIPLIGKYPNLVILRSLTKFYSLPGLRIGYAIAHPERLQKWQKWRDPWSVNALAVVATKAAIQDQEFQQQTWNWLATARSRLFEQLQAIPGLHPFPSAANYLLVKTEISATKLQEKLLTNYQIVIRDCLSFPELGDRYFRIAVRLPAENDRLVEAIAAIV from the coding sequence TTGAACAGACCACTACACGGTGGAAATTTAAATTGGGCAGCCACTGTTGCTGGTTGCCCAGTTTCTCTGTTAACAGATTTTTCTGCCAGCATTAATCCTTTGGGAACTCCCAAGACAGCGATCGCTAGTATTATTAATAATATTTCACAATTAACTGTCTACCCCGATCCTGGATATGCCGATCTGCGATCGCATTTAGCCAAGTACCATAAAATTGATCATAAGTTTATTTTGCCTGGTAATGGTTCAGCAGAGTTGTTAACTTGGGCTGCCAGAGAACTAGCGCAACAAAAATTTACATATTTAATTACCCCAGCCTTTAGTGATTACGCCAGAGCATTGAATGCTTTTGACGGCAAAATATATCCTTGTCCACTGCCACTTAATTCCTGTAAGGGCGAACTGCCGTTCGCCCCATCGCCCCAAACATCCCCTCTCCCTATCCCCATATCGCCCCGTTCCGAATCGGGGTTACTGTTGAACAATCCCCACAACCCAACGGGCAAGTTATGGACAAGAGAAGAAATATTGCCTTGTTTACAGCAATTCAGCCTGGTAGTGGTTGATGAAGCCTTTATGGACTTTTTAATGCCATCTGAGGAGCAAAGTTTAATTCCTTTAATTGGGAAGTATCCTAATTTAGTTATTTTGCGTTCTTTAACCAAGTTTTATAGTTTACCAGGGTTAAGAATTGGCTATGCGATCGCTCATCCAGAAAGATTACAAAAATGGCAAAAGTGGCGTGATCCCTGGTCAGTTAATGCATTAGCAGTAGTAGCAACCAAAGCTGCGATTCAAGACCAAGAATTTCAGCAGCAGACGTGGAACTGGTTGGCAACCGCGCGATCGCGATTATTTGAGCAATTACAAGCTATTCCAGGGCTACATCCTTTTCCAAGTGCAGCCAATTATCTCTTGGTGAAAACAGAAATTTCGGCGACAAAGTTACAAGAAAAATTATTAACTAACTATCAAATTGTGATTCGAGATTGTCTCAGTTTTCCCGAATTGGGCGATCGCTATTTTCGGATTGCAGTACGTTTACCAGCAGAGAATGATCGTTTAGTAGAAGCTATTGCTGCTATCGTTTAA